AGCTGACCAAGACCTACGAAGAGGTCAAGCGCGGTTCGCTGAAGGAACTCGCCGAGTGGGCGGCCGACGGCGTACGCGGTGAGATCACCGTCGTCGTCGAGGGCGCACCGGAGAAGAGCCCCGGTGACCTGGGCCCGGACGAGCTGGTGCGCAGGGTGCGGGTGCGCGAGGAGGCGGGGGAGCGGCGCAAGGAGGCCATTGCCGCCGTCGCGGCCGAAGCGGGGCTACCCAAGCGCGACGTATTCGATGCCGTGGTCGCAGCAAAGAATGCGGCTCGGACCGACCCATCGAAGGGCAAAGGACTATCGTAAAAGGCAAAGCGCGGGCCGCGCGCCGGGCCTGAAGGCTATGGAAAGGCCAAATCGGCTTCAACTGTCGACAGGTCTGATGCGCTCGCTCCGGGAAAGGCGTCCACTGGTCAAAGGGGACGCACCCGTCCCCACGCTTCCGGCCGGGAGGAAATCCCCGGTCCGGCAGCGCTTGTCCAGCGGACAAGAGGAGCTGGCATGAGTGAGATCGCCGACACCGGTCACCACACCACGGCGTCCGACGCGATAAACGCGACACATACCGTTCACGAGTCTTATGCCTTCGCCTGTATGCGGTGCGGGCACGGCTGGGAGCAGTCGTACGACATCGAGCATCACGTGGACGGCGACGGCAAGGAATTCGTGATGTACGTGGCGAACGGCCAGCACGTGCCGTCGCCCCTGACCCGGCCGACGTGCCTGAACTGCGGCGGGCATGTCGTACGGATCATGCGGGCCGGACAGGTGTCGTCGGTGCTCGACCTGATGCAGCGGCATCACGCACCGCGAGCGGTGGCAGCGGCGGGGGACGAGTCCGGGGCCGGGGCGGCGGATGCCCCCGAGCCCAAGCACCACCACTGGCATCTGTCGGCGCTGCTGCATCCCTTCCACCACCGCAAGGCGGGATGACGCCGCCTTCGTAGGATCGGGGGCATGCCTTCCACTCCTGAAGACGCCGACGCAAAGAACGACGCGCCGCCGCTGCCCGAAGCCCTTCGGGTGGCGGTCGCCGACTCCCACACCCACCTCGACATGCAGTCGGGGACGGTCGACGAGGGGCTCGCCAAGGCCGCGGCGGTGGGGGTGACGACGGTCGTGCAGGTGGGCTGTGACGTGGCCGGTTCGCGCTGGGCCGCGGAGACGGCCGCCGCGTACGGGAGCGTGCACGCCACCGTCGCCCTGCATCCCAACGAGGCGCCGCGCATCGTGCACGGCGACCCCGACGGCTGGTCCCGGCAGGGCGCGCGCGTCGCCGCCGGCGACGAGGCGCTGGACGCCGCGCTCGCCGAGATCGACGCCCTCGCCGCGCTGCCGCAGGTCAAGGGCGTGGGCGAGACCGGGCTCGACTACTTCCGCACCGGGCCCGAGGGCAAGTCCGCCCAGGAGCGGTCCTTCCGCGCCCACATCGAGATCGCCAAGCGGCACGGCAAGGCCCTGGTCATCCACGATCGCGAGGCCCACGAAGATGTGCTGCGGATCCTGAAGGAGGAGGGCGCCCCGGAGCGCACCGTCTTCCACTGCTACTCGGGCGACGCGGCGATGGCCCAAGTCTGCGCGGAGCACGGCTACTTCATGTCCTTCGCGGGCAACGTCACGTTCAAGAACGCGCAGGGTCTGCGGGACGCGCTGGCCGTGGCCCCCCTCGAACTGGTCCTCGTGGAGACCGACGCGCCCTTCCTCACGCCCGCTCCCTACCGCGGACGGCCTAACGCGCCGTATCTCATTCCGGTCACATTGCGGGCCATGGCCGCGGTGCGGGGCATCGGCGAGGACGCCATGGCCGAGGCGATCTCGGCCAACACGGCGCGCGCGTTTGATTACTGACCGATAACGCCCATACCCCCGTTCTTCAGGGCAGCACCACCACACTGAGTAGTCGTGCTGCTTTGGAGAGTGATGGTTGCTCCGCTAGGTTCTGGTCCGCCTCGCCCGATCCGGACGATCCGGACCAGAACGAGAACGCTGGAGCATCGTCGTGAGTCATGCGCCGCAGTACGAGACGTCTTATGGGGGCGGCACGACCTATGAGCCGGAGCCCGGGCCCGAGCCCGAGTACGGGGCCGGGGACGGGTTCGGGCCCGAGTACGGGTACGGGCCCGAGGCCGACACCGAGACCGGGGAGTACTTTCCCCGGCAGGCCACCGGACCCGTCCTGCCCGACGGGGGGCGGGCCGAGGCGCGGCGGGCCGCCCGGCGCAAGAAGCCGAAGCCCAAGCCGGCGGGGAAGCCCGGGCCGCAGTCGCGGACCGCTTCGTCGCAGCGGCCCGACTCGTTGCGGCGGCTGCTGCCGCAGGCGCTGGTCGTCGCCTTCCTCGCGGGCGGCACCTCCGCCTTCGTCGCCAACGACAAGGCCGTGCAGCTGACGGTCGACGGCGAGTCCCGCACCCTGCACACCTTCGCGGACGACGTCGGCGAGCTGCTGGAGGACGAGGGCGTGGACTTCGGCACGCACGACATCGTGGCGCCGACCGCGGGCACGGCCCTGGCCAGCGGCGACGAGATCGCCGTCCGCTACGGCCGGCCGGTCAAGCTCACCCTCGACGGGCAGCGGCGCGAGGTGTGGACGACGGCGCGCACGGTGGACGGGGCGCTGCGGCAGCTCGGGGTGCGGGCCGAGGGTGCCTACCTGTCCGCGTCGCGGAGCAAGCGGATCGAACGGCACGGCCTCGACCTCGACGTACGCACCGAGCGCACCGTGACGATCATGGCGGACGGGCGTGAGCGGACCCTCCGTACGAACGCGGCGACGGTGCGGGAGGCGATCGAGGAGTCCGGGATCACCCTGAACGGCCAGGACACGACCTCCGTCGCGCCCGGCAGCTTCCCGCGCGACGGGCAGACGATCACCGTCATGCGGATCTCCGGGCACAAGGAGGTGCGGGACGAGCCGATCCCGTTCGAGGTGCGGCGGACGCACGACGCCTCGCTGTTCGCCGGTACGGAGGTCGTGGAGCGGCAGGGGCACCAGGGGACCCGGCGGGTGACGTACGCGTTGCGGACGGTCAACGGCGTCAAGCAGAAGCCGCGCCGGGTGCGGTCCGAGGTCGTACGGGAGCCGCAGACGCAGATCGTGAAGGTCGGCACGAAGCAGCGTCCGGAATCGGTGTCGGGTGCGGAGGGCCTGAACTGGGGCTCGCTGGCCCACTGCGAGTCGGGCGGCCGGCCGAACGCGGTGGACGCTTCGGGGACGTACGGGGGGCTGTACCAGTTCGACACGCGGACGTGGCAGGCGCTGGGCGGGTCGGGGCGCCCACAGGATGCTTCCGCGGGCGAACAGACGTTCCGCGCGAAGAAGCTGTACGTGCAACGGGGGGCTAGCCCGTGGCCGCATTGTGGGGGGCGGTTGTAGGGGGGGGCTGACCGATGGTGCTGCGGGGCAATCGGGTGGGCGGGCGGGAAAGGCCCGTTCGGGCAGGGCCGCCCGCGGGGCACCCGGCAGCAGACTGGTGAAGGCCCAGGGGCCAGGCCCCGTAACCTGGTGCGGTGAGCAACACTGAGCCCGGCAGCCTCCTCGGCGCCGCCGACATCCGCGAACTGGCCGCTGCCCTGGGCGTACGCCCGACCAAGCAGCGCGGCCAGAATTTCGTCATCGACGCCAACACCGTCCGCCGCATCGTCCGCACCGCGGACGTCGGCCCGCAGGACGTGGTCGTCGAGGTCGGTCCGGGGCTCGGCTCGCTGACCCTCGCGCTGCTCGACACCGCGGACCGCGTCGTGGCGGTCGAGATCGACGACACGCTGGCGGCGGCGCTCCCCGCGACCATCGAGGCCCGGCTCCCGGCGAAGGCCGGGTCCTTCGCGCTGGTGCACAGCGACGCCATGCTCGTACGCGAGCTGCCGGGCCCCGCCCCGACCGCGCTGGTCGCCAACCTGCCGTACAACGTGGCCGTGCCGGTCCTGCTGCACATGCTCGACACCTTCCCCAGCATCGAGCGCACGCTCGTGATGGTGCAGGCCGAGGTCGCCGACCGCCTCGCCGCCGATCCGGGCTCGAAGGTGTACGGAGTGCCGTCCGTGAAGGCGAACTGGTACGCCGACGTGAAGCGCGCCGGTTCCATCGGGCGCAACGTCTTCTGGCCCGCGCCGAACGTCGACTCCGGCCTCGTCTCGCTCGTGCGGCGCGCCGAACCCGTGAAGACCACCGCGACGAAGAAGGAAGTCTTCGCCGTCGTCGACGCCGCCTTCGCCCAGCGGCGCAAGACCCTGCGGGCCGCCCTCGCCGGATGGGCGGGCTCGGCGGCAGCGGCGGAGGCGGCGCTCGT
This Streptomyces sp. NBC_01283 DNA region includes the following protein-coding sequences:
- a CDS encoding TatD family hydrolase → MPSTPEDADAKNDAPPLPEALRVAVADSHTHLDMQSGTVDEGLAKAAAVGVTTVVQVGCDVAGSRWAAETAAAYGSVHATVALHPNEAPRIVHGDPDGWSRQGARVAAGDEALDAALAEIDALAALPQVKGVGETGLDYFRTGPEGKSAQERSFRAHIEIAKRHGKALVIHDREAHEDVLRILKEEGAPERTVFHCYSGDAAMAQVCAEHGYFMSFAGNVTFKNAQGLRDALAVAPLELVLVETDAPFLTPAPYRGRPNAPYLIPVTLRAMAAVRGIGEDAMAEAISANTARAFDY
- the rsmA gene encoding 16S rRNA (adenine(1518)-N(6)/adenine(1519)-N(6))-dimethyltransferase RsmA, which translates into the protein MSNTEPGSLLGAADIRELAAALGVRPTKQRGQNFVIDANTVRRIVRTADVGPQDVVVEVGPGLGSLTLALLDTADRVVAVEIDDTLAAALPATIEARLPAKAGSFALVHSDAMLVRELPGPAPTALVANLPYNVAVPVLLHMLDTFPSIERTLVMVQAEVADRLAADPGSKVYGVPSVKANWYADVKRAGSIGRNVFWPAPNVDSGLVSLVRRAEPVKTTATKKEVFAVVDAAFAQRRKTLRAALAGWAGSAAAAEAALVAAEVSPQARGEGLTVEEFARIAEHKGAGA
- a CDS encoding ubiquitin-like domain-containing protein, encoding MSHAPQYETSYGGGTTYEPEPGPEPEYGAGDGFGPEYGYGPEADTETGEYFPRQATGPVLPDGGRAEARRAARRKKPKPKPAGKPGPQSRTASSQRPDSLRRLLPQALVVAFLAGGTSAFVANDKAVQLTVDGESRTLHTFADDVGELLEDEGVDFGTHDIVAPTAGTALASGDEIAVRYGRPVKLTLDGQRREVWTTARTVDGALRQLGVRAEGAYLSASRSKRIERHGLDLDVRTERTVTIMADGRERTLRTNAATVREAIEESGITLNGQDTTSVAPGSFPRDGQTITVMRISGHKEVRDEPIPFEVRRTHDASLFAGTEVVERQGHQGTRRVTYALRTVNGVKQKPRRVRSEVVREPQTQIVKVGTKQRPESVSGAEGLNWGSLAHCESGGRPNAVDASGTYGGLYQFDTRTWQALGGSGRPQDASAGEQTFRAKKLYVQRGASPWPHCGGRL